A single region of the Cucumis melo cultivar AY chromosome 3, USDA_Cmelo_AY_1.0, whole genome shotgun sequence genome encodes:
- the LOC103488585 gene encoding protein TRIGALACTOSYLDIACYLGLYCEROL 1, chloroplastic isoform X2, with protein sequence MQIACQPHPLVDFSISSKRQDGWKNVQNLHSRNLVKLVFLERQMHKFAMSLCKNRLHAIPNAEDGDPSASMSEDINSNPVLDSIAGELWSKWSPPRYLWRGLSVLFLTGQVIMRTLKGKVHWKNTLQQLERVGPRSVGVCLLTSAFVGMAFTIQFVREFTRLGLNRSVGGVLALAFSRELSPVITSIVVAGRIGSSYAAELGTMQVSEQTDTLRVLGSNPVDYLVTPRVIASCIALPILTLMCFTVGMASSALLADSVYGVSINIILDSALRALKSWDIISAMIKSQVFGAIISVVSCAWGITTSGGAKGVGESTTSAVVISLVGIFIADFTLSCFFFQGAGDSLKNCM encoded by the exons ATGCAAATAGCTTGTCAACCCCATCCACTTGTTGACTTCTCAATAAG CTCTAAGAGACAAGATGGATGGAAGAATGTACAAAATTTGCATTCAAGAAACTTAGTTAAGCTTGTATTTTTGGAACGTCAGATGCATAAATTCGCTATGTCTCTGTGCAAAAACAGATTGCATGCAATCCCAAATGCTGAAGATGGGGACCCTTCTGCCTCTATGTCAGAGGACATCAATTCGAACCCAGTGCTTGATTCTATAGCAGGAGAGCTGTGGAGTAAATGGTCACCTCCAAGATACCTATGGAGGGGGCTATCTGTTCTTTTTCTAACTGGGCAGGTGATTATGAGGACTTTAAAGGGTAAAGTCCATTGGAAAAATACTCTCCAACAGCTAGAGAGAGTAGGGCCTAGATCCGTAGGGGTTTGCCTTCTAACATCTGCATTTGTTGGCATGGCATTTACTATCCAGTTTGTTAGAGAATTTACTAGATTAGGATTAAACAGGTCTGTTGGTGGTGTATTAGCTCTGGCATTCTCAAGGGAGCTAAGTCCTGTCATTACATCGATTGTGGTGGCCGGGAGAATTGGAAGTTCATATGCTGCAGAATTAGGAACAATGCAGGTGTCTGAACAAACAGACACGTTAAGAGTCTTGGGTTCGAACCCTGTTGATTATCTTGTCACTCCAAGAGTTATAGCCTCCTGCATTGCTCTTCCAATTCTGACTTTAATGTGTTTCACAGTTGGGATGGCATCAAGTGCCCTTTTGGCTGACAGTGTTTATGGTGTTAGCATCAACATTATCCTTGACTCAGCTCTGCGAGCTCTAAAATCTTGGGATATTATCAGTGCGATGATCAAATCGCAGGTTTTCGGTGCTATTATATCAGTTGTAAGCTGTGCATGGGGTATTACTACTTCAGGGGGCGCTAAGGGGGTCGGGGAGTCCACAACATCAGCCGTTGTCATCTCTCTTGTTGGCATATTTATTGCTGATTTCACCCTTTCTTGTTTCTTCTTCCAGGGAGCTGGAGATTCCCTAAAGAACTGTATGTAA
- the LOC103488585 gene encoding protein TRIGALACTOSYLDIACYLGLYCEROL 1, chloroplastic isoform X1 has protein sequence MQIACQPHPLVDFSIRSSSKRQDGWKNVQNLHSRNLVKLVFLERQMHKFAMSLCKNRLHAIPNAEDGDPSASMSEDINSNPVLDSIAGELWSKWSPPRYLWRGLSVLFLTGQVIMRTLKGKVHWKNTLQQLERVGPRSVGVCLLTSAFVGMAFTIQFVREFTRLGLNRSVGGVLALAFSRELSPVITSIVVAGRIGSSYAAELGTMQVSEQTDTLRVLGSNPVDYLVTPRVIASCIALPILTLMCFTVGMASSALLADSVYGVSINIILDSALRALKSWDIISAMIKSQVFGAIISVVSCAWGITTSGGAKGVGESTTSAVVISLVGIFIADFTLSCFFFQGAGDSLKNCM, from the exons ATGCAAATAGCTTGTCAACCCCATCCACTTGTTGACTTCTCAATAAG AAGCAGCTCTAAGAGACAAGATGGATGGAAGAATGTACAAAATTTGCATTCAAGAAACTTAGTTAAGCTTGTATTTTTGGAACGTCAGATGCATAAATTCGCTATGTCTCTGTGCAAAAACAGATTGCATGCAATCCCAAATGCTGAAGATGGGGACCCTTCTGCCTCTATGTCAGAGGACATCAATTCGAACCCAGTGCTTGATTCTATAGCAGGAGAGCTGTGGAGTAAATGGTCACCTCCAAGATACCTATGGAGGGGGCTATCTGTTCTTTTTCTAACTGGGCAGGTGATTATGAGGACTTTAAAGGGTAAAGTCCATTGGAAAAATACTCTCCAACAGCTAGAGAGAGTAGGGCCTAGATCCGTAGGGGTTTGCCTTCTAACATCTGCATTTGTTGGCATGGCATTTACTATCCAGTTTGTTAGAGAATTTACTAGATTAGGATTAAACAGGTCTGTTGGTGGTGTATTAGCTCTGGCATTCTCAAGGGAGCTAAGTCCTGTCATTACATCGATTGTGGTGGCCGGGAGAATTGGAAGTTCATATGCTGCAGAATTAGGAACAATGCAGGTGTCTGAACAAACAGACACGTTAAGAGTCTTGGGTTCGAACCCTGTTGATTATCTTGTCACTCCAAGAGTTATAGCCTCCTGCATTGCTCTTCCAATTCTGACTTTAATGTGTTTCACAGTTGGGATGGCATCAAGTGCCCTTTTGGCTGACAGTGTTTATGGTGTTAGCATCAACATTATCCTTGACTCAGCTCTGCGAGCTCTAAAATCTTGGGATATTATCAGTGCGATGATCAAATCGCAGGTTTTCGGTGCTATTATATCAGTTGTAAGCTGTGCATGGGGTATTACTACTTCAGGGGGCGCTAAGGGGGTCGGGGAGTCCACAACATCAGCCGTTGTCATCTCTCTTGTTGGCATATTTATTGCTGATTTCACCCTTTCTTGTTTCTTCTTCCAGGGAGCTGGAGATTCCCTAAAGAACTGTATGTAA